GACGGGGGAACGGCACCATGTTGACGGCCAACTTGCGCAGGTCGGCGTTCAGCTGGCCGGGGAAGCGCAGGCACGTCGTCACACCCGACATGGTGGCCGACACCAGGTGGTTCAGGTCGCCGTACGTGGGCGTCGTCAGTTTCAGCGTGCGGAAGCAGATGTCATACAGCGCTTCGTTGTCGATGCAGAACGTCTCGTCCGTGTTCTCCACCAGCTGGTGCACTGATAGGGTCGCGTTGTAGGGCTCCACCACCGTGTCGGACACCTGGAGTCAAGCacaatcattaaaataatattagtcTGTTTTATGACATGAGAAAAATGTgcacagtattattttaattaccatAAGTGTGTTTTCTGCAAAGATTTTAACAAACTACGTATCTAGGCATCACATAGAAACAAGTTCGTATACAATGTCGTTAACTATTGCAAGAGCTTTTTTGCTGCACAGGATTTGTATTACAACTGgtttaaaacatttacaatttttttaaaatccaaccTTGTATTTTAAGTAAACTAAAACCTTATTTTTATGTAACGTGCAGTAGTTATTTAACAGTAGTTACTCTTGTTTTAGTAACATATGATCTGTGGCACCCTCGTGAGTGCTATTTTATCGCAGCACCATCCCCAAAAGGCATTCTCCAGTTGGCTACCAATTATGGTGGTCAACATCCTGCGGCAGCCCTACATTACTTCGTTCAGCTGACTTCATATTGTGCTACCAGGTAATTATTTTGTCCAGTTCACTCTCGGTGACTTCAAAAAACACATGTGTCCCTGTACATAGAAAGGTTTAACCTGGCCACTTGCCACAGACCTGGCCATATGAATGTGTCACATAGAACTGGACGAATCGAATGGCcacaatataaattattatattattatattatataattaatattaaattaaattatatttaaataagtgTGATTTATCTACACCTTAGGACACCGTCCATGTATAAATTGTTAATTGTGTCCTGAACTTATTTGACCAACAGACTCTGGCGAGGAAACTTTCACTTATAAAACCACACAGAGGCTGCTAGGAACaagattaaaactatttttttgatgCATGCACATCTTTAGAACTCATATGGCCTCTGTTTGTCACAGTCAATTCGTAAATGTGTGTCATATTTGCAATACTAGATGAGGGGATATTTCGAGAGTAAAGGTGTATACAGCCATTCAGTACCATTGaagcattttaaaaacatattcgctaatgtatttttaaaattacaaaaaaaaaaaaaaaaattcaaaattatttcctGTGATTGCCGGTACTTgtaaaacaatgagaaaaaaatagttgGGCTTTAACGTACATGTTTTAGACCTTACTTCCTAATATTTTTATGACGAATCTTCCATGCACTCTCTGCCGTGTTACCAAATATCCTATTTAATTTGGCCAGTGTGTGCACACCTTGGGCGAAGGTATGATGCTGAACGTGAGCATCATGCGGTCGGGGTACTCCTCGCGTATCTTGGCGATGAGGAGGGTGCCCATGCCGGAACCCGTGCCGCCACCCAGGGAGTGCGTCAGCTGGAAGCCCTGCAGGCAGTCGCAGCTCTCCGCCTCCTTGCGGACCACGTCCATCACCGAGTCCACCAGCTCCGCGCCCTCCGTGTAGTGGCCCTTGGCCCAGTTGTTGCCCGCGCCACTCTGGCCGAACACGAAGTTGTCCGGCCGGAAGATCTGGCCGAACGGCCCGGCGCGGACCGAGTCCATGGTCCCCGGCTCGAGGTCTATCAGCACGGCCCGCGGCACGTACTTGCCTCCTGGGAAGCCCCGGCAAACACAGGTCATAGTTTATCCACTATCCGTTTATTATAAACATCTCAATGTATTAAATATAATCTGACAATTATTCTGGTTCCACCTTTGAGTGCTAACCAAATGTACAGGCATGAGTCTTATAAAGGTAGCTGTGGTAGTCTTGACAGAAAAATGGTCATATAGTACATCATTAAAAGTCGTGAATTAATTTTAAGGTCTCTGAATATGGCCTAGTAAACACTAACTGAATGTGATGTGTTTATGTTGGAATTTATCGTGAATTGTTTTGTCGGTATCATTttaggaatatatttttatagaatgTGTATTTTGTGTTAAAAGATTCTCTCTGTAAAGAAGTGTGCaggccatttttttaaaataaatcttttataaGGAAAACACAACACACATTTTCCATGAACTCAGATAAAGTAAACACATTACATTACTACTTAATTGTAATGATTCTGCGATATTACAAAAATTTGCGTGTGGGTTATTATTTAATTCTGTAAAAATGTGTGTGCGTAGCTGGAATAAACAAGTTATATCCTAATGTATTAACTACACCACTGAGAATACCACGGACTTTAAGGGAGAGAAATAGGAACTCAAAgacaccatattggtttcaatagGTTTTATACCATAgataacaatattttattgtttagtatTGATAATTTGATTTGGCTGAGGCAGAGTTTACATgtaaagaaatgttacaaagacTACAACATAGTGAATAGgactgttttattttaattgtagtcattaaaaaaatgaagTCAGTACTAAATGGCAATGATTTCACGGGTAAAATATTAACTACAgatatttcatttaattatatgccGTGCTTTAACcaaaccaaaaacaaaaaaaaaatgtaatggacTAAAAACTATTGAGACCATCTTACGAATCTTATCACTCCCCTTAATCAAAGTAATTGAACAACTAAGTCTTCAATCAACAATTATTGATCTAAATCTCATGCATCACCAAAATTTTAGACATGGTTCTGCTTTGTTGCAGATATGTTTACTGTTTcccagtggtgtagccaggatttgtgtatgggagggtgttaagaagcatggccccccgtattaaagtgggcggtccgggggtcctcccccgggaaaattttggattttaaggtgtaaaatagtgctattttagcagttttcggtacttaaatttaaatattgtaatggtaaaaattgtattaatttttaatatgaaatttgttttagtgatgaataagaaatttaattaaagaatgtatgctaaggggggggggggggggttgaaagcctaaccccccccccctggctacaccccCGCTGTTTCCCAATAAGATAATGtgatatttataaaatacatctGAACAAATGTGAAGCACAAAATTTATGTTGtgtaattgtgtgtgtgtgtatatatatatatatatttatttatttatttatttatttatttatcatgctGTTTCGAGGAAAATTATCTAGATTGGCCAAGTTTAACAATGTCGATTGTAAGTTATTTTCTCCTAGTAGTTACATGCTCGACCATGATAGTAATACCAGaacattaatatattatatattatgtataaaaaaatttataatatataaaacatGTAATTCGTTCATTGTAGCACTAATGATTTGGATAAATAACTAAAATTCCAATTAATTCCAATGGGTTGTCATATTAAGATCTGTAGGTACTAATCCGAAAGTATTGACATTTTTCAATGTATTTTCTTTCTGTCAAAAATGCATTGACATTGATAGTAATGATTCTGATATTTCGTCAGTTTGAACACGTCTAAGGGAGTCTAGTTCTAGATTAGACTAATGGTCAACAGTTATTTCCTGGATCGCACTGCATGCACCAACCTGTGGCCTCGTTGTAGTAGACATTGATGCGCTCCAACTGCAGGTCGGAGTCGCCGTGGTACGTCCCAGTTGGGTCGATGCCATGCTCGTCCGACATCACCTCCCAGAACTGTTGGCCACGTAGGCACAGCAACATTTTAAACAACAGTCTGTTCCGTAGGCCACGTTTACAAACCATCTTTGCAGATGTCCAGCTTTCTCATCCTACCACATGGCCCCCACGAgtgtggggctgggtggacccaaGGGTCCAGGGCACGGGACCAGCCCTGTTGATTTTGAAATGTTTAACCattataactttttacaaacaaGGTAAAACATGTTGAAGATTactttggacttataaaatagtaaccataatataGTTGTActctgtattttcaggttaaataacattctaaaaagagtgtaggtaagaaataaccatgcaattattataatgtagcacgtgactgtaaaattgtgttgggggggggggggggggggagttggccTCCGATCCTGGGTTAAGGGCCTCCATAAACGAAGTTGGGGGCCATGTCCTACCTACCACCTGCTATACGAGAATGCGACGCAACATCAGCCAACGTGGAACAGCTTGCCCAATACTCATTCAATAGCTCTGTCATTGAATTCATACTGTCGGCGGGCGGTGTTGTGCATTTTTGGACACGTCTGGGTTTAAGGAAAGATGAGTAATTTTTTATATGCGAACCCTCCTCTGCgttttacctttgaatatatatactgtatagaagtcgcgagtggataggatttactctacgtttttcagaagcgtatgatgagcagcttgggaacttcaccgctgcagggcgctgccgtaacgtcctgtatcgtcttaggttgttatttacacgttagagcgcagcactgtcgcctgctgtcattccccgcaccccccacccatcattcactgcagctcaatgtcgttcaacaggagggggaaggggtgtttgaagagttcgacacttgtccgctagggaccaccacaagtctacgccctagagatggtggcgattgcggcggtgaattaaccaactacctcaaaaccgtattagaaattttaacctgggctggcgacttctatacagtatatatattcaaaggttttactAATCAAGGGTGGAATTTACACACTTTCAAGGGGTCAGCCTggccaggggtgtatctgtgttagtgaggcgggatgattaagtgcttctagcgcagtgttgCCTTGAGCGCAAGGCTGTGCACATAACAAATATGGCGTATAAATGAAGAGAAGGGAAGCcatttttcacagacgagagagccaaacgcccgatcgtgcatcttcagtttttttttggttcattgtaaaatgctacattataaatactttaaaacattgtggacggttgatatggttaggatagctacattaaagatactgtgaaatcatgtaaacggtttcctagccctggatagctacatattaaaaagttatatgCTAAGCAACCAtataatgattttacagtatttttaatgtagctatacttacctaatataaccaacaatccacaatgttttaaagtatttataatgtagctaacctatcctaatcgacagcaaaatttaatgccaccggtttatacaatgagatagaatgggggaaaaaaaaagcgagcatgaacttcggggaacttcgggtgtggctctctcgtctgtgaaatgatggctCCCCTGAAGAGAAAGGTGTAATGTGAGGCCCTtggggtgctttcaagaatctttaccggacgTTTCGTGTCTCAAAATTAATCAGAAAACACGAAATACATAAACAATACTACCCATTTGCCCTCACCgtattcttttatatatatatatatatatatatatatatatacacacacacacacacacacacacacacatatacagacTCCACTTGGTTAGCTTgagcagtttttttaaattttattttaaatcacatGGTTTATTccgaagttctgcacaccgtatatGTGTAGGGGGCCTTAAGACACATTACGAATTTTGACACTTTCAAATGTTATGGTTTACAAATGCCCCTTCGAGTGTTCAAGCATATAATGGCTCGATGGCGAGTCTAAATGTTTGATATCGTTTCAGATTTACGTCCTCGTAAAAGATTTATCATCAATGAGATGATTTAATGCACGAGTCATCAAATTCATTGTAGATTATCATTCCCAAATTCAGCCACGGGTATGAAAATCCAAAGCCACTATTACCATTTCGTGACAGAAACAGCCATGCTTCATCAATCGAAACGAGCCGAAAAAGAAGCTGTCGTTAAAGACCTCTTACCTTCGCTCCCACCTGGTTGCCGCACTGGCCTGCTTGCATGTGCACTATTTCGCGCATATTTTCACACCAGATAAAATtcaaagttatattaaaaaactatatattattttaaaaaaagttaattagtAAAGCAAAAGAAACACTACTGATAGCTTCTATTGTCAGAACATGTTATGCGTTTGTTTGGAGTGTTTTGTGCTATTCGAAAGACAAGGAGCTTTCTACTTTCTCTTTGGTTATAGTAGGGAACGGTTCGCTTAATGTCATAACGGCTGTTCCGTTTTGTACAGTCAAGCAGCGAGGTTAGCGAACATTTATCAGCGCATGATCGTGTTGTGTAACACTTGTAAGTAGTGTCGGCAGTTAAGATAACATGATTCTGCCCTAGCTGATGAACTGACGTTGTTGACTTCATTGCTGACGTAGTTTTCTTTGCCGTTTCGCTCCTATAACTCCGTATTTTTACTcactgtttaaatttatttataacatgactATGGCTGAATGTTCGTAAATGGTTTTCTGAAATCAGTAAATGATTGTAAGATTTTCCTCCTTCCCCTTTAGGTCTCATTCTATCATTCGCACGAGAGCTTTAAAAACGTCCTCTATGTGGAAGTCTGTcatttcaggtcattattttatatttaattgaaacaAGGGTAACCatctaagcttttttttttcaatggtttaactttcacgaaatgaaagcTAAATACGGAGAATTGCATAGCATCCATGCTGCAGTTATCAAGATCTGTAAGGCAGAGACCCACAATGGAATCTTGGCATCCTGGGAGTAAAAACAGCTGAAGTCATTTCTTAAAGAAAGAATGACGTTATTTCAGTTGAAGACTACTATGTAGTCAATTTTCGGTACGATGAAGATGAGAAGTGTAGgtagaaaatttgaaaaaaaaaaaaaaaaataaaataaaatactaagtgattaattttttttccaattatttCCTGAAAAATTTTGAAACTGTATATCTATCTAATTTTATCAATTTCATTACTTCTTTTAATCTTATTGATACTGCAATGTGAATTTTTCAGCTCTACAGCCATGTCTTAAACTGAAATGCAACCGCCTCTGAAACTTTTTGTGACTGAGTCGCTGGCATTTGAAACGAGCTCCTGGACAGCATAGAGCCAACTGCAGACACTAGACGTGGGCCTACTAACAATTTAGTAGCGAACAATCACGTTAGCTTTATGACAATGAAATGGGTTTTAATCCAACTGTACCtgcttaaactaaaaaaaaaaaaaaagatatattctAATTTAACTTCACGAAAGTAAGTGGAAAATTACACAAAAGAacgggaatgttttttttttctcgcacgcttttattagcttcaatttatgtaatcaaatcttggaaGTCGATTATAACCTACTTCTAATCGTCCTACCGATTCGAAACTTCGCAAGTATATGTAACCCGGATAGTAATTAATACATTACCATGACTTGAACAATGAGGTGGGAGGGTCACAGGGACCAAAAAAACACTACCTTCGAACTATGGACAATCACCAGGTTTTATCAAATCTATTCATGAGACCGGAGCATCGTTGTTTggaatccacccccccccccccctccaacgatAACTCCAAAATTTCGGAAATGTCAAAAACCGATTCTCTTTCGATTTAGACTGTTTCCGAAACAAGAGGCTGGGGCATGGTGTGAACTGTACCTGgggtaattttttaataagcttaaaataagaatcaagtaatataaaattaattttaatgaaacatttttttttcttttatttttataatgactATTCGAACGAATAGTCATGAGTGGTATAAAAGTTAATACTTCTGATATTAAGCATCACATGcttcattt
The nucleotide sequence above comes from Bacillus rossius redtenbacheri isolate Brsri chromosome 17, Brsri_v3, whole genome shotgun sequence. Encoded proteins:
- the LOC134540672 gene encoding tubulin beta chain-like, producing MREIVHMQAGQCGNQVGAKFWEVMSDEHGIDPTGTYHGDSDLQLERINVYYNEATGGKYVPRAVLIDLEPGTMDSVRAGPFGQIFRPDNFVFGQSGAGNNWAKGHYTEGAELVDSVMDVVRKEAESCDCLQGFQLTHSLGGGTGSGMGTLLIAKIREEYPDRMMLTFSIIPSPKVSDTVVEPYNATLSVHQLVENTDETFCIDNEALYDICFRTLKLTTPTYGDLNHLVSATMSGVTTCLRFPGQLNADLRKLAVNMVPFPRLHFFVPGFAPLTSRGSQQYRALTVPELTQQMFDAKNMMAACDPRHGRYLTVAAIFRGRMSMKEVDEQMLNVQQKNSSYFIEWIPNNVKTAVCDIPPRGLKMSGTFVGNTTAIMEVFKRIGEQFSAMFRRKAFLHWYTGEGLDEMEFTEAESNLNDLVGEYQQYQEATAEEDLGEEEEEVEAV